The following proteins are encoded in a genomic region of Ctenopharyngodon idella isolate HZGC_01 chromosome 12, HZGC01, whole genome shotgun sequence:
- the LOC127523835 gene encoding pleckstrin homology domain-containing family S member 1-like isoform X2 — protein MSKSNKTKTSKFYNEPPTVEEVYTGYLQKSPAQSTLSIGIKSWKHRFFVLSMTGEDAYQLKYYTNSEKRDKPVGEIDLSKISLLFTGPEKHQMWDWIQKHFSCTPASVLFLTAEDDTPKHARDYFLIGEKSDDVNGWYNALAKALKTQKPNKLQHTDDTLENNRFRSMAAPVKCPEPKDEKWSAHELMLSSLPPNHYDYPRKFSEPLVPAERKISVKDHEDEKDGKQDESPEDSSEYMLMESLQMKLEDDQQEADTACIQTNTSINGHESSSCNGAVNQDDKNKR, from the exons ATGAGCAAGTCCAACAAAACTAAAA CATCAAAATTTTACAATGAACCACCGACGGTAGAGGAAGTGTACACTGGATACCTGCAGAAGTCCCCTGCCCAATCGACCCTATCAATAGGCATT AAATCATGGAAGCACCGTTTCTTTGTGCTCTCCATGACGGGTGAAGACGCCTACCAGCTGAAATATTACACAAACAGCGAAAAGAGAGACAAACCTGTCGGAGAGATAGACCTTTCTAA GATCAGCTTGCTGTTTACTGGCCCAGAGAAACATCAGATGTGGGACTGGATTCAGAAACACTTCAGTTGTACTCCAGCCTCTGTGCTGTTCTTGACGGCGGAAGATGACACACCAAAACACGCGAGAGATTATTTTCTGATTGGAGAAAAAAG TGATGATGTGAATGGCTGGTACAATGCCTTAGCCAAGGCCCTGAAGACCCAGAAACCAAATAAACTGCAACATACAGATGACACCCTTGag AACAACAGATTTAGATCAATGGCTGCACCTGTGAAGTGTCCAGAACCAAAGGATGAAAAATGGTCAGCACATGAATTAATGTTATCTTCTCTGCCCCCCAACCATTATGACTATCCTCGCAAGTTCAGCGAACCTCTAGTACCAGCAGAGCGCAAG ATTTCAGTCAAAGACCATGAAGACGAGAAGGATGGGAAACAGGATGAATCTCCAGAGGACAGCAGTGAATACATGTTAATGGAATCATT GCAAATGAAATTGGAAGATGACCAACAGGAGGCGGACACTGCATGCATACAGACAAA taCTTCCATTAATGGCCACGAGTCCTCTTCGTGCAACGGTGCAGTCAACCAGGACGATAAAAATAAACGGtaa
- the LOC127523835 gene encoding pleckstrin homology domain-containing family S member 1-like isoform X1, producing the protein MSKSNKTKTSKFYNEPPTVEEVYTGYLQKSPAQSTLSIGIKSWKHRFFVLSMTGEDAYQLKYYTNSEKRDKPVGEIDLSKISLLFTGPEKHQMWDWIQKHFSCTPASVLFLTAEDDTPKHARDYFLIGEKSDDVNGWYNALAKALKTQKPNKLQHTDDTLENNRFRSMAAPVKCPEPKDEKWSAHELMLSSLPPNHYDYPRKFSEPLVPAERKISVKDHEDEKDGKQDESPEDSSEYMLMESLQMKLEDDQQEADTACIQTNTSINGHESSSCNGAVNQDDKNKRETHTHVEKEICISQNSLKNSLILTQEEGKPCVSECRQIQDSCLFHKGDQILAFNGLWIDTVEDIQTYLRRLSKDEVKLTIRRFPGSQPLYVESCISQ; encoded by the exons ATGAGCAAGTCCAACAAAACTAAAA CATCAAAATTTTACAATGAACCACCGACGGTAGAGGAAGTGTACACTGGATACCTGCAGAAGTCCCCTGCCCAATCGACCCTATCAATAGGCATT AAATCATGGAAGCACCGTTTCTTTGTGCTCTCCATGACGGGTGAAGACGCCTACCAGCTGAAATATTACACAAACAGCGAAAAGAGAGACAAACCTGTCGGAGAGATAGACCTTTCTAA GATCAGCTTGCTGTTTACTGGCCCAGAGAAACATCAGATGTGGGACTGGATTCAGAAACACTTCAGTTGTACTCCAGCCTCTGTGCTGTTCTTGACGGCGGAAGATGACACACCAAAACACGCGAGAGATTATTTTCTGATTGGAGAAAAAAG TGATGATGTGAATGGCTGGTACAATGCCTTAGCCAAGGCCCTGAAGACCCAGAAACCAAATAAACTGCAACATACAGATGACACCCTTGag AACAACAGATTTAGATCAATGGCTGCACCTGTGAAGTGTCCAGAACCAAAGGATGAAAAATGGTCAGCACATGAATTAATGTTATCTTCTCTGCCCCCCAACCATTATGACTATCCTCGCAAGTTCAGCGAACCTCTAGTACCAGCAGAGCGCAAG ATTTCAGTCAAAGACCATGAAGACGAGAAGGATGGGAAACAGGATGAATCTCCAGAGGACAGCAGTGAATACATGTTAATGGAATCATT GCAAATGAAATTGGAAGATGACCAACAGGAGGCGGACACTGCATGCATACAGACAAA taCTTCCATTAATGGCCACGAGTCCTCTTCGTGCAACGGTGCAGTCAACCAGGACGATAAAAATAAACG TGAAACGCACACACATGTCGAGAAGGAGATCTGCATTAGTCAAAACAGTCTGAAAAACAGTCTGATCTTGACGCAGGAAGAAGGCAAACCATG TGTGTCTGAGTGTCGGCAGATTCAGGACTCATGTCTGTTCCATAAGGGGGATCAGATCCTGGCCTTCAATGGCCTGTGGATAGATACAGTAGAAGATATACAAACATACCTTAGAAGACTAAGCAAGGATGAG GTAAAACTCACTATTCGGCGGTTTCCAGGATCCCAGCCTCTCTACGTTGAATCCTGCATATCACAATGA